A stretch of the Desulforamulus ferrireducens genome encodes the following:
- a CDS encoding DUF2007 domain-containing protein, which yields MWTVVYIAPNKKQAEKLQQALTQEGLLVKLRNIGLPNVNDNASVEILVPESEVDEALEIINSV from the coding sequence GTGTGGACGGTAGTATATATTGCGCCCAACAAAAAACAAGCAGAAAAATTGCAACAAGCACTGACACAGGAGGGCTTGCTTGTAAAATTACGCAATATCGGACTGCCAAATGTTAATGATAACGCATCGGTAGAGATTTTGGTTCCTGAGTCTGAGGTAGACGAAGCTTTAGAGATTATTAATTCGGTATAA
- the accD gene encoding acetyl-CoA carboxylase, carboxyltransferase subunit beta translates to MALDIFRKTKYVTVRPEGNQSEKRDIPEGLWIKCPRCNEILYTKELEKNFKVCQKCNYHFRLNAKERIAMTVDEGSFQELEHGLTTINPLNFPNYDEKIAAVQEATGLKEAIVVGEATIGGHSVMLGVMDSHFIMGSMGSVVGEQIALGIEKAIEKGYPVIIFATSGGARMQEGILSLMQMAKTAAALAKLDEAGLLFISVLTDPTTGGVTASFASLGDIIIAEPGALIGFTGPRVIEQTIRQKLPEGFQRAEFMRQHGMVDMIVNRPQLKETLAQLLSLHQA, encoded by the coding sequence TTGGCATTAGATATTTTTCGTAAAACCAAGTATGTAACCGTACGACCAGAGGGTAACCAAAGTGAAAAAAGAGATATACCTGAAGGTTTATGGATTAAGTGCCCTCGGTGTAATGAAATCCTCTATACCAAAGAGTTAGAAAAGAACTTTAAGGTTTGCCAGAAATGTAACTACCATTTTCGTCTCAATGCCAAGGAAAGAATTGCCATGACGGTAGACGAGGGTTCCTTTCAAGAACTTGAGCATGGGTTAACAACCATCAACCCACTGAACTTTCCTAACTATGATGAGAAGATAGCAGCGGTGCAAGAAGCCACCGGCCTCAAGGAAGCCATAGTGGTTGGCGAGGCTACCATTGGCGGTCATTCTGTCATGCTGGGAGTAATGGATTCACATTTTATCATGGGTAGCATGGGCTCCGTGGTGGGAGAACAAATTGCCCTGGGTATTGAAAAGGCCATTGAAAAGGGCTATCCGGTCATTATCTTTGCCACCTCCGGGGGAGCCAGGATGCAGGAGGGTATTCTCTCACTAATGCAAATGGCTAAAACTGCCGCAGCCCTAGCCAAGTTAGATGAAGCAGGTCTACTGTTTATATCGGTGCTAACCGATCCCACCACCGGTGGGGTGACGGCCAGCTTTGCCTCTCTGGGCGATATTATTATTGCCGAACCTGGGGCCCTCATTGGCTTTACCGGCCCCCGTGTTATTGAACAGACTATCCGTCAAAAACTGCCAGAGGGTTTCCAAAGGGCAGAATTTATGCGTCAACATGGGATGGTAGATATGATTGTTAACCGTCCGCAATTGAAAGAAACCCTGGCTCAGCTTTTATCACTTCATCAAGCTTAA
- a CDS encoding acetyl-CoA carboxylase carboxyltransferase subunit alpha: protein MALDFERPLLELEAKIEELSRFTKEKGIDFSEEIALLEKKSRDMKEKIYNNLTPWQKVQIARHPSRPNTLDYIKALFTDFIELHGDRLYGDDPAIIGGLARYKGTPVTVLGHLKGHDTKENVQRNFGMAHPEGFRKALRLMKQAEKFGRPVICFIDTAGAYCGMGAEERGQGEAIARNLLVMSALKVPIISVVIGEGGSGGALALGVANRILMQEHAIFSVSTPEAAASILWKDGSKAREAAEALNLTAQDLLRLKVIDEILPEPLGGAHTDLTAAYGIVDEALERHLSELRQMSLEELTELRYAKFRAMGQTG, encoded by the coding sequence ATGGCACTTGATTTTGAGAGGCCCTTGCTGGAGCTAGAGGCCAAAATTGAAGAATTGAGTCGTTTTACCAAGGAAAAGGGCATTGATTTTTCCGAGGAAATTGCCCTGTTAGAAAAAAAGTCCAGGGACATGAAGGAAAAAATATATAACAACCTGACTCCCTGGCAAAAAGTACAAATAGCCAGGCATCCTTCCCGGCCCAATACCTTGGATTACATTAAAGCTCTTTTTACCGACTTTATAGAACTGCACGGTGACAGGCTTTATGGTGATGACCCGGCCATCATAGGTGGCCTGGCTCGTTACAAAGGGACCCCCGTGACAGTGCTGGGACATTTAAAGGGCCACGATACCAAAGAAAATGTCCAACGAAACTTTGGCATGGCTCACCCGGAAGGTTTTCGCAAGGCCTTACGCTTAATGAAACAAGCAGAAAAATTTGGCCGTCCGGTCATTTGCTTTATTGATACCGCCGGTGCTTACTGTGGCATGGGCGCGGAAGAAAGAGGACAGGGGGAGGCCATAGCCAGAAACCTACTGGTTATGTCTGCCCTTAAAGTACCCATTATTTCTGTGGTTATTGGCGAAGGTGGCAGCGGTGGTGCGCTGGCCTTGGGTGTGGCCAATAGAATTCTTATGCAAGAACACGCTATTTTTTCTGTCAGCACCCCGGAAGCAGCTGCCAGTATCCTTTGGAAGGATGGCAGTAAGGCCAGGGAGGCGGCAGAGGCACTTAATCTGACAGCCCAGGATTTATTACGGCTGAAGGTTATCGATGAAATCCTGCCAGAACCCCTGGGTGGTGCCCACACTGATTTAACGGCGGCATATGGCATTGTGGATGAAGCCCTGGAGCGTCATTTAAGTGAATTACGCCAAATGTCTCTGGAAGAGCTTACAGAGTTGCGTTATGCAAAATTTCGCGCCATGGGACAAACCGGCTAA
- the mtrB gene encoding trp RNA-binding attenuation protein MtrB: protein MTDYSQIYGDYVVVKALENGVTIIGLTRGGTTKFHHSEKLDKGEIMIAQFTEHTSAIKIRGKAELMTKHGRIRTDE from the coding sequence ATGACAGATTATAGCCAAATATATGGCGATTATGTTGTGGTTAAAGCACTGGAAAACGGTGTTACCATTATTGGTTTAACCAGAGGTGGGACAACCAAATTCCATCATTCCGAGAAATTAGATAAAGGTGAAATTATGATAGCTCAATTCACCGAACATACTTCTGCCATTAAAATCCGCGGCAAGGCAGAGCTAATGACCAAACATGGCCGTATTCGTACAGATGAATAG